The following DNA comes from Chitinophaga nivalis.
TTCATACAGTTGTAAGGGTTAGTGCAGCTTTCAGTGGTTAGTTAAAACTGGCAATAGCGCAATCCTGAAAGTAATTGCAGATTACTAAATTTTTGACAATAATCGTTCCACAATTATTGGGAACCATTGATGTTCCAACGCCTGCACTTTCTTTGCTACTGATTCGGGCGTATCGTCTGAAGTGATAGCACAGCGCTCCTGCAATATAGGCGCACCGTCATCATATTTTTCATTCACATAATGAATGGTGATACCACTCTCCTTTTCACCGGCAGCAATGACTGCTTCATGTACAAAGTGACCATACATGCCTTTACCTCCAAATTTAGGTAACAGTGCCGGATGTATGTTAATGATACGTTCAGGAAAAGCCTGTACCAGATTGGCTGGTACTTTCCACAAAAAGCCGGCGAGTACAACGAGGTCGGTTTTGTATTCCTGTAATAATTGAATGTAGGTGTCGGTGTGCAGAAATTGCTCCTTTTCCAGTAAGATGCCTGGAATACCTTCCCGTTCAGCAATCTGAAAAACGCCCGCACCGGGTTTGTTACATATAATCAGCGCTACCCGTGCTTGATCTGAATTCCTGAAATGATCTATAATCTTCTGTGCGTTGCTACCTGCTCCGGATGCGAATATGGCAATATTTTTCAAAGCTTGCGTTTATTTAATGTATTGTGGGATGCAAAAATAGAGAATTACCCATTAGGAAACAGCCCTTCTCCGGAGTTGTTTACGGGAAAGGCTGTTCCGGTAATTAATTATTTCAGGTATTGTCCGCAGCCGTGGTAGGTTTGTTGCCTGGTTTTCAGTTCTACACTGTTGGGTTGCATAAAACCGCTCATATCATCGGCACATACGGTATTGCGGATGCTGATGGTGATTTCCGGCGTGGTATATACTTTTAAGCTATCGGTATTGGGATTGGGTGCCGGCAAACGGGTACGGATACTGTCGCCGTTGATGGTGCTGAAAAAGAGTTGCTGCTGTTCGAGGTCCAGGCTCCAGCCGGGTTCGTTGCCATGGGCAGTGAAGCGGATACCCGCCTGCAGTTTTTCTGCCTGCTGGGTCCGGAGGTCACCCCCTTCCACAGGTTTCAGTACATAGTTACTGGCCAGCACCCCTTCTACCCGGTGGCCTTTGGCGTCCAGCAACAACAGGTTGCCTTCCGATGCCAGGAAGGTAGTGCTGCTGTCGGTAGATTTTATCAGCACGACCGTGGAGTCGTTCAGCTGCTTCCAGGTGCCTTTTTCCACACTGGCCCCCCCTTTTCCCCTGCCCTGGTAGGCGGTGAGTTCACTAAAGGTGTGATCGTCGTACAGGCTTACCTGGTAGTCCATACCCGGGCAGTCGGCACAGGGCAGTGTGCCCTGATAGGTACCGTTGATGGCGAGGGTCGGAACCGGGTGGGTCACCTGGGTGGTACTGTCGGTGCCGCTGGTATTATCAGGCGTATTATTGTTGCAGGCTGCCAGGGTAGCCAGCAGTAAACTAGATAAATATAATAAATTTCGCATGGGAATGTTTTTTAGTATTAGAGTGAACATTCTGGACCGGTAGCAGGTTATTATGTAAAAATAACACTCTCACCGAAATTAATCGTGCCCATATATAATATAATATAGGTGAGCAGAACAGATAGTATAAGGAAGGATATAGGGGAGCGCTATCTGATTTTTATCTTCATATAATATTATTATATCCTCTGAAACAGCACGCCATATTATATATAGAGGTAGAGTTAAACTTTCAATCAAAATAATAAGTTCTGAAAGGATTTAGTCACTATCGCTGAAAAACGGCCACCAGAAAGAATTACAACTCAAATTATATTCCAGCAGAAGGAGAAAAAGGGCATGTTATACGCCAATAATTTTTTTCAATTGTTGGTAAATTGTCAACATTCTGTCTTATTTTTGCTGGCACTTTTAAGATTTAAGAAACTTTAGGTCAAATCTAAACTATATAGGCTGTGTATCGTCGTGTTTCCATTCTTTTGCGCAAGCATTTTGTGAGTGTGCTTATTCTATGCGCTAGTATAGTAATTCCGTTTTCTTCTGTTAAGGCAGCGGATCCTGCGAAAGGGAAGGCAATATTTCAACAAAATTGCGCTTCATGTCATAGTGTCCATAAAAAACTGACAGGTCCTGCACTTGCCGGAGTTGAAGACAGGTGGCCCGATAAGAAATTATTGCACCAGTGGATTCATAACTCCGCATCTGTACTCGCCTCAGGGGACAAGTATGCCAACGACCTCTTTAACCAGTACAACAAAACCGCGATGACCGCGTTTCCTGCATTAACCAATGAGGAAATCGACGACATCCTGGAGTATGTTAAAGTGGAAACTCAGAAAGGACCTACTGGTCCTGCTTCGCCAGCTGCCGGTGCAGCTGCTGAAGGAGCAGACAAAGGCAGTGACAACAGTTTACTGTTTGGTATCGTAACCCTGATACTGGCAGTGGTGGCACTGATCCTCATGCAGATCAACAGTAACCTGAACAAACTTGCAGGTGACAAAGAAGGCGTTGCTACTCCCGAACCAGTTCCTTTCTACAAAAACAAAGCTTACATCGCACTGGGTATCCTGGTGTTGTTCATGGTAGGCGGTTACTTCACTATCAATGGTGCCATCGGGCTGGGTCGTCAGAAAGACTACATGCCTGAGCAGCCTATCTTCTACAGCCATAAAGTACACGCCGGCATCAACCAGATCAACTGTTTGTATTGCCACGCTGGTGCAGAGAAGAGCAAGACTGCCATGATTCCTTCCGAAAACATCTGTATGAACTGTCACAAGGCCATTAAGGATTACTCCGGCCCTGAACTGTTCAACGCAGAAGGAAAGAAAATTGACGGTACTGCAGAGATCGCAAAATTATACGATTACGTAGGATGGGATCCTGAAGCTGGTAAATATACCAAACCAGGACGCCCGATCGAATGGACAAAAATCCACAACCTGCCTGACCACGTATACTTCAACCACTCCCAGCACGTAGTTGCCGGTCAGGTACAATGTCAGACCTGCCACGGTGCTATCACTGAAATGGACGAAGTGCATCAGTTCTCAGACCTGTCTATGGGCTGGTGTATCAACTGTCACCGTACTACTAAAGTGCAGTTCGCTGACAACAACTATTACAGCATCTTCGAGAAACTTCATCAGGATATTAAAGATAAGAAGATCGATAGCGTAACTGTTGAAATGGTAGGTGGTACTGAATGTCAAAAATGCCACTACTAGGAAGGATTTAGGACTACAGGAACTGACCGGATCAATGACCGGACATTTCCTGTATCTCTCAGAAGATATCAAAATTTATAAACGTAACTCGTTAATATAACATGGAGCAAAAAAAGTATTGGAAAGGCTTGGAGGAGTTGCACAATACAGCTGCGCATCAGGAAATTGTGAAGAACGAATTCAGTGAAGAATTACCGTTTGAGAGTGAAGGTCTGTTGAATGCTACTACCCCGCGCAGGGATTTTCTGAAATACCTGGGTTTCACTACGGCTGCTGCTACAATCGCTGCCAGCTGTGAAACACCTATCAAGAAAGCAATTCCCTACGTAAACAAACCGGAAGATATTACTCCGGGTGTAGCCAACTATTATGCTTCTTCCTACT
Coding sequences within:
- the purN gene encoding phosphoribosylglycinamide formyltransferase, with the protein product MKNIAIFASGAGSNAQKIIDHFRNSDQARVALIICNKPGAGVFQIAEREGIPGILLEKEQFLHTDTYIQLLQEYKTDLVVLAGFLWKVPANLVQAFPERIINIHPALLPKFGGKGMYGHFVHEAVIAAGEKESGITIHYVNEKYDDGAPILQERCAITSDDTPESVAKKVQALEHQWFPIIVERLLSKI
- a CDS encoding copper resistance protein NlpE N-terminal domain-containing protein, yielding MRNLLYLSSLLLATLAACNNNTPDNTSGTDSTTQVTHPVPTLAINGTYQGTLPCADCPGMDYQVSLYDDHTFSELTAYQGRGKGGASVEKGTWKQLNDSTVVLIKSTDSSTTFLASEGNLLLLDAKGHRVEGVLASNYVLKPVEGGDLRTQQAEKLQAGIRFTAHGNEPGWSLDLEQQQLFFSTINGDSIRTRLPAPNPNTDSLKVYTTPEITISIRNTVCADDMSGFMQPNSVELKTRQQTYHGCGQYLK
- a CDS encoding c-type cytochrome, with product MLILCASIVIPFSSVKAADPAKGKAIFQQNCASCHSVHKKLTGPALAGVEDRWPDKKLLHQWIHNSASVLASGDKYANDLFNQYNKTAMTAFPALTNEEIDDILEYVKVETQKGPTGPASPAAGAAAEGADKGSDNSLLFGIVTLILAVVALILMQINSNLNKLAGDKEGVATPEPVPFYKNKAYIALGILVLFMVGGYFTINGAIGLGRQKDYMPEQPIFYSHKVHAGINQINCLYCHAGAEKSKTAMIPSENICMNCHKAIKDYSGPELFNAEGKKIDGTAEIAKLYDYVGWDPEAGKYTKPGRPIEWTKIHNLPDHVYFNHSQHVVAGQVQCQTCHGAITEMDEVHQFSDLSMGWCINCHRTTKVQFADNNYYSIFEKLHQDIKDKKIDSVTVEMVGGTECQKCHY